A segment of the Streptomyces pactum genome:
GACCATCGTCGGGGCGGTCGCCATCCCGGCGGCCAGCAGCGTGAGCGCCAGCAGCGGCAGGGAGCCGGTGAGGGACGCGGCGAGCAGCGGCAGCGTCAGCAGGACCGTCATCGCCGCGACACACCACGGCAGGCGGCGCTCGGCGGGTCCGGCCGGCTTCATCGCGCCGTACAGCAGCCCCGCCGCGCAGGAGCCGGCCGCCTGCAGCGCGAGGACCACCCCGGCCGCCGCACGATGCCCCTGTGCGTCCGCGAAGGCGATCGTGACGACCTCCATGGCCCCGAACACCCCGCCCATCGCCAGGCACACGACCAGCAGCGGCGGGATTCCCGGGACGCGGAAGGGGGCCTTCGCCGTGGGGCGCGGCCGGGCCGGCGGCTCGGTGGAGCGCTGGGCGGTGAAGAGCAGCATGCCGCCGACCAGCAGCACCACGCCGACGAGCGTCCCCGCCTCCGGGAACAGCGCGGTGCACAGGAACGCGGCGAGGACCGGTCCGAGCATGAAGCACAGCTCGTCGGCGGCCTGCTCGAACGAGTTCGCGGTGTGCAGGGCGTCGGCGGCGCCCTTCCTGTCCCGCAGCAGGTGGGCCCAGCGGGCGCGGGCCATGCCGCCGGTGTTGGGCGTCGTCGCGGTGGCGGCGTACGCGGCGAACAGGGTCCAGGCGGGCGCGTCGTGGCGGACGCACAGCAGCAGGGCGAGCGAGCCCAGGGCGGCGGCCAGCGTGGCGGGCAGCGCCACCCTGGCCTGGCCGTGCCGGTCCACGAGCCGCGCCGTCCACGGGGCGACCAGCGCCGTCGCCGCCAGCCCCGTCGCGGTGACGGCGCCGGCGAGGGCGTACGAACCACGGGTCCCGGCGATCATCACCACCGCGCTGACGCTGAACATGCCCATGGGCAGCCGCGCCATGAGATTCCCGATCGTGAACGCGCGGGCGCCGGGCAGGGCGAGGAGGCGCCGGTACGGGCCGGGCGGCCGGCGCCGGGTGCGCGGGCGGAAGTCGGCGGCGACCAGGGTGTCGGCGGTGACGGCGAGGAAGGTGGTCCGCGGGGACGGTACTTCGCGGGCCGGCCGTTCGCCGGCCGGGTCTTCGCCGGCCGGGTGTCCGTACGGCGGGTATGCGCGGGTCGGCGGTACGCGGGACGGTCGTTCGTCGGCCGGGTTTTCGCGGTGCGGGCGTTCGCGGGTCGGGCGGTCACGGGTCGGTCGCGGCATGGACTCACCGTCGCCCGGGGGCGATCAGGAGGTCCAACACCTTCTCCGTACCCATTCACGCACTCCCGTTGTAAATTCGCCGGATGCCCGCACCCGCCCATCTCGAACCCCGCCTCCTGCGCGCCTTCGTCACCGTCGCCGAGGACCTGCACTTCACCCGCGCCGCCGCCCGCCTCTACGTGGCCCAGCAGGTGCTCAGCAGGGACGTACGGCGCCTGGAGCGGGAGCTGGGCGCCGAGTTGTTCGTCCGGACCACCCGGCAGGTGACCCTGACGGCCGACGGCGAGCGGCTGCTGCCGTACGCCCGCCGCGTTCTGCAGGCGCAGGACGACCTGCTGGCCGCCTTCGGGCAGAGCCGCCCGCTGCTGGTCGACCTCAACTCGCCCGGGCTGGCCACCGGCCGTCTG
Coding sequences within it:
- a CDS encoding MFS transporter, yielding MPRPTRDRPTRERPHRENPADERPSRVPPTRAYPPYGHPAGEDPAGERPAREVPSPRTTFLAVTADTLVAADFRPRTRRRPPGPYRRLLALPGARAFTIGNLMARLPMGMFSVSAVVMIAGTRGSYALAGAVTATGLAATALVAPWTARLVDRHGQARVALPATLAAALGSLALLLCVRHDAPAWTLFAAYAATATTPNTGGMARARWAHLLRDRKGAADALHTANSFEQAADELCFMLGPVLAAFLCTALFPEAGTLVGVVLLVGGMLLFTAQRSTEPPARPRPTAKAPFRVPGIPPLLVVCLAMGGVFGAMEVVTIAFADAQGHRAAAGVVLALQAAGSCAAGLLYGAMKPAGPAERRLPWCVAAMTVLLTLPLLAASLTGSLPLLALTLLAAGMATAPTMVTTMTLVQHRTPEGRLNEGMTLAVTGLLGGIACGSAAGGWTVEHASATAAYGVPVTAAAVALLLALALAPARGPARRPRA